A region from the Tsuneonella mangrovi genome encodes:
- a CDS encoding FMN-binding negative transcriptional regulator, with the protein MSKRFENWSNSDVVELIETYPFAWIVSNADRFRATPLPILLETNEQGAPISLVGHFAVSNPQVEAVTADSSALFLFMGPHGYISPSMAGRTNWGPTWNYAALRIEAEIDLDPKLNDEVVARLVRKMERDHSPAWSADQLGERYNQLIQRIIAFRAPIRRIDARFKLGQDESDDVLSAIVESLAGNGLAHWMQSFNVKRGAAKSDQV; encoded by the coding sequence GTGAGCAAACGGTTTGAAAATTGGTCCAATTCGGACGTGGTGGAACTGATCGAGACGTACCCGTTTGCCTGGATTGTCTCAAACGCCGATCGATTTCGCGCGACACCGCTCCCAATCTTACTCGAAACGAATGAGCAAGGCGCACCGATTTCACTGGTGGGCCACTTCGCAGTTTCCAACCCGCAAGTAGAAGCAGTGACTGCGGATTCGTCTGCGTTGTTTCTTTTTATGGGCCCGCACGGCTACATTTCCCCATCGATGGCGGGTCGCACGAACTGGGGACCAACTTGGAACTATGCGGCATTGCGAATCGAGGCGGAAATCGATCTTGACCCCAAGTTGAACGATGAGGTGGTCGCCAGGCTCGTCAGGAAAATGGAGCGCGACCATTCTCCTGCTTGGAGCGCAGATCAGCTTGGGGAGCGCTACAATCAATTGATCCAACGGATCATTGCCTTCCGCGCCCCAATCCGAAGGATCGATGCGCGCTTTAAACTGGGTCAGGACGAGAGCGATGATGTACTTTCAGCAATCGTCGAAAGTCTCGCTGGAAACGGCCTCGCGCATTGGATGCAGAGCTTTAATGTGAAGCGCGGCGCGGCAAAGTCAGATCAGGTCTGA